A window of Citrus sinensis cultivar Valencia sweet orange chromosome 7, DVS_A1.0, whole genome shotgun sequence contains these coding sequences:
- the LOC102611326 gene encoding PHD finger protein At1g33420 — protein MVVNGRPLKRMKRRVTADLNDFLTFPSTDGSGSAPTAPFRTSIRSFLANHALMPPPSSLLPHLLTWQILFRVADATDGSDSTTPLTVCLDVVEEDVARSRSVYCDQCRVVGWSGNPVSSKRYHFIVKADGNSIGGYNKPCTCCGDALHLSESRCKTCNHVTTTDDVEDWVYHQLEDTTHLLHGVVHANGYGHLLRVNGREGGSRVLAGCHIMDFWDRLCKALGVRKVSVMDVSKKYGLEYRLLHAVTKGHPWYGDWGYEFGAGSFALTHDAYKSAVETLSTMPLSIFFSQGRKPRTHLQDRISFYQSLSECELVNIRDLFSFLMKLIYDNHKSSSTRIDDATCKKLSPCTPGVLHSWTKGEIERVDEAMFRVLRAVSGSNWVSWRTLRGAVCKVAQPELLDHCLKELGGKLAADGMVVVARCNPDSGVFEYRLEAANESFNGVTSCNDSPVVKHPSQEILLRDLKLFFESLLHPQTMLNYGPEAIRDLAISSATKLIDCKQFMKDYKPEKTSSINDSYTIRLSCQLELMDPSEDNVPDPPSEIIVLPRNATVSDLKTEASSAFQDVYLVFRRFQADELLGYSGVDDSTQVKLLLGAAESVRVRGRCLGKNGLSKYRMERGIERWTVDCICGAKDDDGERMFACDVCGVWQHTRCSGIHDSDAVPARFVCCRCRGTEKMSKPSGFCKDENTSTDDSSCFGKSVATPFKVR, from the exons ATGGTTGTGAACGGCAGGCCATTGAAGCGGATGAAGCGAAGAGTCACCGCGGATCTTAACGACTTCCTTACTTTTCCTTCTACCGACGGTTCTGGATCTGCTCCAACGGCGCCGTTTAGGACTAGTATTAGATCTTTTTTGGCTAATCACGCGTTGATGCCGCCACCCTCCTCCCTGTTACCCCACCTTCTTACGTGGCAGATACTGTTCCGAGTCGCTGACGCAACGGACGGTTCTGATTCCACGACCCCGCTCACTGTGTGTTTGGACGTGGTGGAGGAAGACGTCGCCAGATCCAGATCTGTATACTGCGATCAGTGCCGAGTTGTTG gtTGGAGTGGCAATCCTGTAAGCAGTAAACGCTACCATTTCATTGTCAAGGCTGATGGTAATTCCATTGGTGGGTATAACAAACCATGTACGTGCTGTGGGGATGCCCTGCATTTGTCAGAATCCAG GTGCAAGACATGCAACCATGTGACGACGACGGATGATGTTGAGGATTGGGTGTACCACCAGTTAGAGGATACTACTCATCTTTTACATGGAGTGGTTCATGCGAATGGTTATGGCCATCTTCTTAGGGTCAATGGCAGAGAAGGTGGATCTAGGGTCCTTGCAGGTTGTCATATCATGGACTTTTGGGATCGGTTATGTAAAGCTCTTGGAGTCAG AAAGGTTAGTGTGATGGATGTATCAAAAAAGTACGGATTGGAGTACCGGCTGCTTCATGCCGTAACCAAAGGCCATCCGTGGTATGGTGACTGGGGTTATGAATTTGGTGCTGGTAGTTTTGCTCTCACTCACGATGCCTATAAATCAGCTGTGGAAACCCTTTCTACCATGCCATTGTCCATCTTTTTTTCTCAAGGACGGAAACCTCGCACTCATCTGCAAGACAGAATCTCATTTTACCAGTCATTATCTGAGTGTGAGCTTGTAAATATAAGAGatctattttctttcttgatgAAGTTAATTTATGACAACCACAAGTCTTCCTCTACTCGCATTGATGATGCAACTTGCAAGAAGCTTAGTCCTTGTACCCCAGGGGTCTTGCACTCTTGGACTAAGGGAGAAATTGAACGTGTGGATGAAGCCATGTTTAGAGTACTTCGGGCTGTGTCTGGATCCAATTGGGTTAGTTGGCGAACTCTTAGGGGTGCAGTATGCAAAGTGGCTCAACCAGAGCTACTTGATCATTGTCTCAAGGAGCTTGGAGGAAAATTAGCAGCTGATGGGATGGTGGTTGTAGCCAGGTGCAATCCGGATTCGGGTGTATTTGAGTACAG ACTTGAGGCAGCTAATGAATCCTTCAATGGTGTTACATCTTGCAATGATTCTCCTGTTGTTAAGCATCCATCTCAAGAAATTCTCCTGCGAGACCTGAAACTCTTTTTTGAGAGTCTGTTGCATCCACAAACCATGCTAAACTATGGACCTGAGGCAATAAGGGATCTTGCTATCAGTTCAGCTACAAAGCTCATTGACTGCAAGCAGTTCATGAAAGATTACAAGCCTGAAAAGACTTCCTCAATTAATGATTCATACACAATCCGCCTCTCATGTCAGTTAGAACTCATGGATCCATCCGAAGATAATGTCCCTGATCCACCTTCCGAGATAATTGTCTTGCCTAGAAATGCTACCGTTTCTGACCTCAAAACTGAAGCATCAAGTGCTTTCCAAGATgtatatttagtatttagaAGATTTCAGGCCGATGAGCTTCTTGGCTATAGTGGTGTAGATGATTCCACCCAGGTTAAACTCTTACTAGGGGCCGCAGAATCAGTTCGAGTTCGAGGGAGATGCCTAGGGAAAAATGGGCTTAGCAAATACAGAATGGAGAGAGGCATTGAGAGATGGACGGTGGATTGCATCTGTGGAGCTAAGGATGATGATGGGGAAAGGATGTTTGCTTGCGATGTGTGCGGGGTGTGGCAGCACACAAGATGTTCTGGCATTCATGATTCCGATGCAGTTCCAGCTAGGTTTGTTTGCTGCAGATGTAGAGGCACTGAAAAAATGTCTAAACCTAGTGGGTTCTGCAAAGATGAGAATACTTCCACTGACGATAGTAGCTGCTTTGGGAAGAGCGTGGCAACACCTTTTAAAGTTCGGTGA